The sequence TAGGCCCGGCCGGCCTGGAACACGGTCGTGCTTTCGACCACGTCCTTGTCGACGTGCAATTTGCTGTAGATGCAAAAGTCGGCCGCGAACACCGACGAGGCGACGGCACAAACCACGATCGTTGCCAGAGAGCGCTTGAACATGGCGAAAGTCCAAATCCGGGGATGACGGGAGGCCCTGCCCGAGTTTCGGGCGCGGCAGGATACCTGAGGGTTATTCCGGGTGTAAACGTCAGAATCGTCGCCAGCGGCCCGTGCTATCACTTGCCCGACCCCGCCGCCATGCTAGGGTTGAATAGCGCCACAGCCTGACGCGGCTGGGGAAGGTCTGCGCAGGCGTGTCGCCCACCATCCGAGGGTCTGCAATGCGTTCGTTCCTGGTTACCGGCGGTGCTGGCTTTATAGGGTCTCATTTGACCCAGGCGCTCGTCGAGCGCGGTGACCGAGTGCGCGTCTTCGACAACCTCAGCACCGGCAAGCGGGAAAACCTGCAGGAGTTCGCGGCCGACGTCGAGTTCGTCGAGGGGGACATCACCGACCCGGCCGCCGTGGCGCGAGCCATGCGCGGCGTCGATGTGGTGTTTCACCAGGCGGCCTTGGCCTCGGTGCCCCTGAGCGTGGAACGTCCGTTGGATTGTCACGCCGCCTGCGCGACCGGGACATTGACGGTGCTCGATGCCGCGCGGCGCGCGGGGGTCAGCCGGCTGGTCTACGCGGCCAGCAGCAGCGCCTATGGCAACACGCCGACCAGCAGCAAGCGCGAGACCGATCTGCCCGCGCCGATTTCGCCGTACGGCGTCGCCAAGCTGACGGGCGAGTATTACTGCCAGGCGTTCGCCGACACTTATGGCTTCGAGACCGTCAGCCTGCGGTATTTCAACGTGTTTGGCCCGCGCCAGGATCCCGACAGCCCCTACTCGGCGGTGATTCCGCTGTTCCTGACGGCGATTCTGGCGAACAAGCGGCCGATCGTGTTTGGCGACGGCGAGCAATCGCGCGATTTCACGTTCGTGGCCAACGTGGTTCACGGCAACTTGCTGGCCGCGGACGCCTTGAACGTGTCGGGGCGCGTGTTCAATTTGGCCAATGGCCAGAGCATCAGCCTGTTGCGATTGCTGGCCGCGTTGAACGAGCAACTGGGCACGCAGGTCGAGCCGATTCACCAGCCGCCACGCGCTGGCGATGTGCGCGAGAGCCAGGCTGACATCACCCAAGCTCGCGCCGCGTTGGGCTACGAACCGCAGGTTGGCTTCGACGAGGGGATTCGCCGCTCGATCGATTACTACCGAGCGCTGGTCGAACGCCGGCTGGCCGCGGCACGCTAGCGCCGCGAGGTTCTATTTCGCCGCTGGAACCAGTTCGTCGATATAGTCGGCCCACAGTCGATCGACGCTCTTGCCGGTCAAGCGCCGGAAGGTTTCGTAGTCGTATTTCCCGTTTCGCAGCGCGCGATTCAACTCGGGCACGACGTTCGCCCCGTGCCGCTTCTCGACCCAGCCGAGAAACAAACCGCCGGTCTTGTAACCGTCGCGATAGTTTTGTCTTAGCGGGTCGAGGTGCGTAGGCCCGGCTTGCGGTTCGTAATGGACGTAGCGCACGTAGTCGGCAATTGACTCGACCAGCCAGGGCGCGCCGCCGCGCGGATAGCCTTGGATGACGTGCGTCAGCTCATGCACGACCATCCCTAAATCCTCGGGATGCTTCTCGACCCAGCCGACCGAGATCGAGATCGTATTGCCGCTGGTGGCCGCGACCGCTTTCAGATTGCGCCGAAATACGAGCTTGATCTCTGCCGGACGAACGTCGCTTTGCAGAATGGCGGCGATCTTGGGCTGCCACGTACGGACCAACTCCTTGGCCTGCTCAGCCCAGGGGGCCAGATGCGGCGCTTCCGACACGTCAAAGACGAGGCTCGCAACGTGGCCCGCGTCTGGCTCTTGGCCCCATGTCGGATAAGCCGACGCCGAGGCCAGCCAAAGCCCGATCGCCAGCATTAAATAGGAACCAATTCGCAGTTCCGGCATTTGACGCGGCCCCTAGTTCGCGAAGGCCGGCGCCGCTTTCTTCTCGGCGCTCGGCGACCAGACGCGGATGTTCGACACCTTGCCCGTGTCGTCAAACGAGCCAAAGCCCAGCCAGCCGGTGCCGAATGTTTTGTCCTCGGCCACCATGATCGGCTTGGTCAGATCGTCGAAATAGACGCGAATGCTTCCGTCGCTCACCTGGCGGTGGACTCGCACGCGATGCCAGACATTCAACCCCCAGTTGTTCCCTTCGTTGCTGACCTTCGAGATCTTCAGCCGCGCCGCGTCGTTGACGATGAAGATATTGTTGGCGTGATCGTCGGCCTTGGTGGCGATGTGGGTGTAGTAATACTGCGACGGCGACTGAAACCCGAAGAAGATCACCATGTCCCGATGGCCGTACTCCTTGCCGGTTTGCAGGCAGTCGGCCTCGATCACCACGTCGCCCACGCGCAGGTCGCGGACCAGGGCAATGTTCACCGGCGAGCGATACGGCGGCTTGTACTTGCTCTGTTTGAACAGTTCGAGCGCGCCGCGGTTGTCCTCGAGCGCGTGTTTCCAGGCGGCCGCGTCGGTCATCTGAAAATCGCCCACGGCATCGGCGCTCTTGAAGTCCTGGGAATAGACCAGTTGGTAGTTCTCGGGAATCCCGGCCGGGCGTTCTTCGGCCCAGGCGGTGGCGCCCCAGGCGGCGATTCCACAAAAGGCAAGGATCAACCAGCAGGCGGCGGCCATTCGCATCGTCTTTGCAGCTCCTCAAAGGCGGCATTCGGCAGAGTGAACGGGACTGATCTTAATTCACCGAGATATTGCTTGCCACTACAACGCTTGCCACCGAACCGCACGGCAAACTTTACCTAGGCGGCGCGACGCCTAGCAAAGTTACGCCTGGCGCTCCCCAGGCGGCATCTCCCGTGGTTCGCTCAGCTTGCGCTCAATCGGCTCAAAACGATTGACCGAAAGCATCGTTACATGACCGTCATGCGTCGCTCGACGCGCGGCGGCCGTGGTCCATTTGGTTCACGTCGGAATCCAGGGAAGTGGAGTGCAAAGCTCCCGCCGCCCCGCGACTGTAAGGGTGACAACGGTCATGAAACCGCCACTGGGCATTCGACTCTCCGGAGTGCGAACGCCCGGGAAGGCAGGCCCGCGGATGACCCCCAGCCAGGATATCTGGTCCACGTGGTGTAACGAA is a genomic window of Planctomycetota bacterium containing:
- a CDS encoding SDR family oxidoreductase, with translation MRSFLVTGGAGFIGSHLTQALVERGDRVRVFDNLSTGKRENLQEFAADVEFVEGDITDPAAVARAMRGVDVVFHQAALASVPLSVERPLDCHAACATGTLTVLDAARRAGVSRLVYAASSSAYGNTPTSSKRETDLPAPISPYGVAKLTGEYYCQAFADTYGFETVSLRYFNVFGPRQDPDSPYSAVIPLFLTAILANKRPIVFGDGEQSRDFTFVANVVHGNLLAADALNVSGRVFNLANGQSISLLRLLAALNEQLGTQVEPIHQPPRAGDVRESQADITQARAALGYEPQVGFDEGIRRSIDYYRALVERRLAAAR
- a CDS encoding DUF4157 domain-containing protein; its protein translation is MPELRIGSYLMLAIGLWLASASAYPTWGQEPDAGHVASLVFDVSEAPHLAPWAEQAKELVRTWQPKIAAILQSDVRPAEIKLVFRRNLKAVAATSGNTISISVGWVEKHPEDLGMVVHELTHVIQGYPRGGAPWLVESIADYVRYVHYEPQAGPTHLDPLRQNYRDGYKTGGLFLGWVEKRHGANVVPELNRALRNGKYDYETFRRLTGKSVDRLWADYIDELVPAAK